The following are from one region of the Paenibacillus sp. JZ16 genome:
- a CDS encoding MerR family transcriptional regulator, translating to MEKLYSIQEVSQLLGMPKDTLRYYDRIGIVSPSREDNRYRRYSKNDLIDLMNIQIMQYADFTLDEIKGTIGFHRKEKLDPAYCREVASFLDAKNAETRKKMAHLEKVSQLLDVAAETLRDFNHESDQRLAEIVRELYRSIHKKEPEISEEGCHGH from the coding sequence ATGGAAAAACTTTATTCTATACAAGAAGTTTCGCAGCTGCTTGGGATGCCAAAGGATACGCTTCGCTACTACGACCGGATAGGAATCGTATCACCATCCCGTGAAGACAATCGGTACCGCAGGTATTCGAAGAACGACCTCATCGATTTGATGAATATCCAAATCATGCAGTATGCGGACTTTACGCTTGACGAGATCAAGGGAACGATTGGATTCCACAGGAAGGAGAAGCTAGATCCTGCTTATTGCCGTGAGGTTGCTTCGTTCCTCGATGCCAAGAATGCAGAAACGCGCAAGAAAATGGCCCATCTGGAAAAGGTCAGTCAGTTGCTTGACGTAGCAGCCGAAACGCTAAGGGACTTTAATCATGAAAGCGACCAACGACTGGCAGAAATCGTTCGCGAGCTTTACCGCTCTATTCACAAGAAGGAACCGGAAATATCTGAGGAGGGATGTCATGGGCATTAA
- a CDS encoding YqeG family HAD IIIA-type phosphatase yields the protein MSIFKPSKIARSIYEIDGETLQQAGIKGIILDWTNTITTKNAESLTDLMKDWLNNMQSRYGIKVIIVSNSKPPMHGHGQIHEIPALFEAGKPKKKAFLAALNLLGTRSNETAVIGNGIITDLWGGNRLGMYTIFISSSWAKPQILGVVKRLLVKVLRV from the coding sequence ATGTCTATTTTTAAACCATCGAAAATTGCGCGCTCGATATATGAGATTGACGGAGAAACACTCCAGCAGGCAGGTATTAAAGGGATCATCCTTGACTGGACCAATACCATAACGACGAAAAATGCTGAATCCTTAACCGATTTGATGAAAGATTGGCTGAATAACATGCAGTCCCGATACGGAATTAAGGTGATCATCGTCTCTAACAGCAAACCACCGATGCATGGTCACGGACAGATCCATGAGATTCCAGCATTGTTCGAAGCCGGTAAACCGAAGAAAAAAGCGTTTTTAGCTGCATTGAATCTACTCGGAACGCGCAGTAACGAGACAGCCGTTATCGGAAACGGCATCATTACCGATCTATGGGGAGGAAACCGTCTGGGGATGTACACGATTTTCATATCTTCTTCATGGGCGAAACCTCAGATTTTAGGCGTAGTCAAACGACTACTCGTAAAAGTGCTCCGAGTATAA
- a CDS encoding DUF2975 domain-containing protein, translated as MKRGSTLFLRIAVILIGIPVLALCIFVVPEIAEFIAELYPDHTYLRYLVFIDLYATAIPFYFALYQAYKLLGYIDKNKAFSELSVRVLKNIKNCATIISSLFVVGMPLFYLIAEKDDAPGIIIIGMALIFASMVIAVFAAVLQKLLKEAIDIKSENDLTV; from the coding sequence ATGAAACGAGGGTCCACATTATTTTTAAGGATTGCTGTAATTCTTATTGGAATTCCAGTTCTAGCTCTGTGCATATTTGTGGTACCAGAGATAGCGGAATTTATTGCAGAATTGTATCCAGATCATACTTATTTGAGATATCTTGTTTTCATCGATTTGTATGCAACCGCGATACCGTTTTACTTTGCTTTGTATCAGGCGTATAAGCTTCTAGGCTATATTGACAAGAACAAAGCTTTCTCGGAATTATCCGTACGCGTTCTAAAGAATATAAAAAACTGTGCAACCATAATCAGCAGCTTGTTTGTGGTAGGCATGCCGCTCTTTTATCTGATAGCGGAGAAAGACGATGCCCCAGGCATCATAATCATCGGAATGGCCCTGATTTTTGCGTCCATGGTGATTGCCGTTTTTGCTGCTGTTCTTCAAAAGCTTTTAAAAGAGGCAATTGATATAAAATCTGAGAATGATTTGACGGTCTGA
- a CDS encoding TetR/AcrR family transcriptional regulator, which yields MTPRTKEQNEEIRLRRLAQIRKAAADVFLDKGPLLEIRDVAAQAGLGYGTVYHYYSNKGDLLHDLLWDALERDGGWLKAPLDAALEALVKNPSKVPLASASGEVPSGGHFGLAAAPDTGKSAAADSRMRSHESAAAAELGPVAVAGVRLLQLWAEDHALYLLHKLAGESFASLPEARSAPLLATFRREVLTPLAELLETGRAEDGAAASGGNAAEPLYRLQRAEMLLAALVGCASLSLRRGKLHEEAKDIVMFLKL from the coding sequence ATGACTCCACGCACGAAGGAACAAAACGAAGAGATCCGGCTGCGGCGTCTGGCGCAAATCCGGAAAGCCGCTGCCGATGTGTTTTTGGATAAAGGTCCTTTACTGGAAATCCGGGATGTGGCCGCGCAGGCGGGACTCGGCTATGGCACGGTATATCATTATTACAGCAATAAAGGCGATTTACTCCACGATCTGCTATGGGATGCGTTGGAGCGGGACGGTGGATGGCTGAAGGCTCCGCTAGATGCTGCGTTAGAAGCCTTGGTGAAGAATCCGTCGAAAGTCCCGCTTGCATCGGCTTCGGGGGAGGTGCCATCGGGCGGGCATTTCGGCTTGGCTGCTGCGCCGGACACCGGAAAGTCGGCTGCCGCGGATTCCCGTATGAGAAGCCACGAATCGGCCGCTGCCGCTGAGCTTGGCCCCGTCGCGGTAGCCGGCGTCCGGCTGCTGCAGCTTTGGGCGGAGGACCATGCCCTGTACCTGCTGCATAAGCTGGCCGGTGAGAGCTTTGCCTCGCTGCCAGAAGCGCGCTCGGCCCCGCTCCTGGCCACCTTTCGCCGGGAGGTGCTCACGCCTCTTGCCGAGCTGCTAGAAACCGGGCGCGCGGAGGACGGGGCTGCGGCTTCCGGCGGAAACGCGGCAGAGCCGCTGTATCGGCTACAGCGCGCGGAAATGCTGCTGGCCGCCTTGGTCGGCTGCGCCTCGCTTTCGCTTCGCCGCGGTAAGCTGCACGAAGAGGCCAAGGATATCGTCATGTTTTTAAAATTATAG
- a CDS encoding winged helix-turn-helix transcriptional regulator: MIDSCSKLCRISPKSTTVVQPRSLRRTLTLWIKMGGEVMPVQRNECPVEIVFSMLSGRWKIPIYRFLYKNSIPVRYSELLRHLPSISKKILTEQLRELEHDGIIDRTSYPEPRPRVEYTLTPKGRTMIELLDSMSGGRSTSYLNVRCQPLIS, translated from the coding sequence ATGATTGATTCTTGTAGTAAGCTTTGCCGAATATCACCTAAATCAACGACCGTTGTCCAACCGAGATCGTTAAGAAGAACCCTGACCTTATGGATAAAAATGGGGGGCGAAGTAATGCCTGTTCAACGAAATGAATGTCCCGTTGAGATCGTATTTTCCATGTTAAGCGGGAGATGGAAAATTCCAATCTATCGATTTTTGTATAAAAACTCAATCCCCGTTCGGTATAGCGAATTGCTGCGACATTTACCATCCATTTCGAAAAAAATATTAACTGAACAGCTTCGTGAGCTTGAGCATGATGGAATCATCGATAGAACATCGTATCCGGAGCCTCGGCCTAGAGTAGAATATACGCTGACACCGAAGGGTCGAACCATGATTGAACTTCTGGATTCGATGAGTGGGGGAAGAAGCACATCCTATCTGAATGTGAGATGTCAGCCCCTAATTAGTTAG
- a CDS encoding arginase family protein: MTKKTIRLLMPQWQGGNNPNYSFGAELLAWLAPDNDQPLIRVPVQAYDGTPLENENGMNGRQQLLEQLKAAHHLIEAHQPDRVIMFGGDCLVEQAPFAYLNERYGGELGLVWIDAHSDLVNYVGYDNGHAVPLGNLLGEGDEEFAKHVKTPLKPENVFIAGLAAPTEEEVAVISEAFQRLGVAPTEPDTEMIQRLGIRTAGTKELASSTESIKEWIKESGIKHLAIHLDLDVLDPKAFRSVLFANPEEPFNLSPKGTMQLPQLLRLIKELSEETDVVGLGITEHLPWDSINLKKLLGEIPILNN, from the coding sequence ATGACTAAAAAAACAATACGTCTGTTAATGCCACAATGGCAAGGAGGAAACAACCCGAACTACTCTTTTGGAGCCGAGCTGCTTGCTTGGCTGGCTCCGGACAATGATCAACCCCTTATCCGTGTACCTGTTCAAGCTTATGATGGAACTCCGCTCGAAAACGAGAACGGTATGAATGGAAGACAACAGCTGCTTGAACAGCTAAAGGCTGCTCATCATCTTATTGAGGCTCATCAGCCGGATCGCGTTATCATGTTTGGTGGTGATTGCCTAGTTGAACAAGCTCCATTTGCCTATTTAAACGAACGGTACGGTGGGGAATTAGGTTTGGTATGGATCGATGCTCACTCTGATTTGGTCAATTATGTCGGCTATGATAACGGGCACGCAGTACCTCTCGGGAATCTTTTGGGAGAAGGAGATGAGGAGTTCGCAAAACATGTGAAAACCCCGCTAAAACCTGAAAATGTCTTTATTGCGGGATTAGCGGCTCCTACAGAAGAAGAAGTTGCTGTAATTTCTGAAGCGTTTCAAAGATTAGGTGTAGCACCTACAGAACCGGACACGGAAATGATTCAAAGGCTTGGTATTCGAACGGCCGGAACGAAGGAGTTAGCGAGCAGCACAGAATCAATAAAAGAATGGATCAAAGAAAGCGGCATTAAACATCTGGCTATTCATCTTGATTTAGACGTGCTTGATCCGAAGGCTTTTCGTTCGGTATTATTCGCCAACCCGGAAGAACCCTTTAATTTATCTCCTAAGGGAACCATGCAATTGCCTCAACTACTGCGTTTGATTAAAGAACTATCAGAAGAAACCGATGTCGTTGGGTTAGGTATAACAGAGCATTTGCCGTGGGACTCCATCAACCTGAAGAAACTCCTTGGAGAAATACCCATTTTAAATAACTAA
- a CDS encoding helix-turn-helix domain-containing protein yields the protein MAIIINIDVMLAKRKMSVTELSERVGITMANLSILKNGKAKAIRLSTLEAICKALECQPGDILEYKSDENTQES from the coding sequence ATGGCGATTATTATCAATATTGATGTGATGCTGGCTAAACGAAAAATGAGCGTAACCGAGCTTTCGGAGAGAGTTGGAATAACCATGGCCAATCTGTCTATATTGAAAAACGGAAAGGCAAAAGCCATTAGGCTTTCAACGTTGGAAGCTATTTGCAAAGCGCTGGAATGCCAGCCTGGAGATATTTTAGAATACAAAAGTGACGAGAACACGCAAGAATCATAA
- a CDS encoding winged helix-turn-helix transcriptional regulator, giving the protein MSMEEFKGKVKNVQDTPFGYTISIIGGKWKMVIMYLLAENQTVRFNDLKRQIGAITYKTLSSQLKELEADGLVTRKEYPQVPPKVEYSLTDKAETLLPILEQLCEWGVKNQHH; this is encoded by the coding sequence ATGAGTATGGAGGAATTTAAAGGTAAAGTTAAGAATGTCCAAGACACACCTTTTGGTTATACCATTTCGATTATTGGCGGCAAATGGAAAATGGTGATTATGTACCTCTTGGCTGAAAACCAAACGGTTCGCTTTAACGATCTGAAAAGACAAATAGGAGCGATCACTTACAAAACATTGAGCTCACAGCTCAAAGAACTGGAAGCGGATGGTCTGGTGACACGCAAAGAATATCCTCAAGTTCCGCCAAAAGTCGAGTACAGTCTTACAGATAAAGCGGAAACTCTATTACCCATTTTGGAACAGCTATGTGAGTGGGGAGTAAAGAACCAACATCATTGA
- a CDS encoding glycoside hydrolase family 11 protein — protein sequence MFKFKFKFSKKMVTVILAATMSFSMFATTSSAATDYWQNWTDGGGTVNAVNGSGGNYSVTWQNTGNFVVGKGWNTGSPNRTINYNAGVWSPSGNGYLTLYGWTRNALIEYYVVDSWGTYRPTGTHKGTVTSDGGTYDIYTTMRYNAPSIDGTQTFAQYWSVRQSKRATGVNSSITFSNHVNAWASKGMNLGSSWSYQVLATEGYQSSGSSNVTVW from the coding sequence ATGTTTAAGTTTAAGTTTAAGTTTAGTAAGAAAATGGTGACGGTTATTCTTGCAGCTACCATGAGTTTTAGTATGTTTGCAACAACCTCAAGTGCAGCGACCGACTATTGGCAAAATTGGACCGATGGCGGCGGAACGGTGAATGCTGTTAACGGCTCCGGCGGTAATTACAGCGTGACATGGCAAAATACCGGAAATTTCGTTGTCGGCAAAGGCTGGAATACCGGATCGCCTAACCGAACGATTAACTACAATGCCGGCGTCTGGTCACCGTCCGGCAATGGGTATTTGACACTCTACGGATGGACGAGAAACGCACTCATCGAGTATTACGTCGTAGATAGCTGGGGTACTTATCGCCCTACCGGAACACATAAAGGGACAGTCACAAGTGATGGAGGCACATACGACATCTATACGACCATGCGATACAATGCACCTTCCATTGACGGAACACAAACGTTTGCCCAGTACTGGAGCGTTCGACAATCGAAAAGAGCGACGGGGGTCAACTCCTCCATCACTTTCAGCAACCACGTGAACGCATGGGCAAGTAAAGGAATGAATCTGGGGAGCAGCTGGTCTTATCAGGTGTTAGCAACAGAGGGTTATCAAAGCAGCGGAAGCTCTAACGTAACGGTATGGTAG
- a CDS encoding formylglycine-generating enzyme family protein — translation MRKLIMFLLIAAMAVISACSQDQPEKKDDLVLVKGGTFKNNQSNYADKKEALSNFYIGKYEVTQKEWVEVMGSNPSAFKGDHLPVEMVSWYDVVEYCNQRSIQEGLNPYYNIDKVKKDANNKNDNDDIKWTVTINEGANGYRLPTEAEWEYAAGGGQNSKGYMYSGSNNADEVAWYWKNAGDKYLSGDWNWPIIESNQNQTKSIGTQKPNELGIYDMSGNVREWCWDWHGELDSPSGSFRVVKGGGWIGDVTNNEISFRGKFDPNGFGPDQGFRVVRGEI, via the coding sequence ATGAGAAAGCTAATAATGTTCCTTTTAATAGCAGCAATGGCTGTGATCAGCGCTTGTTCGCAAGATCAGCCTGAAAAGAAGGATGATTTGGTATTGGTGAAAGGCGGGACCTTTAAGAACAACCAGTCTAACTATGCTGATAAAAAAGAAGCCTTATCGAACTTTTACATCGGCAAATATGAGGTCACCCAAAAAGAGTGGGTGGAAGTAATGGGCAGTAATCCATCTGCATTCAAAGGCGATCATTTGCCGGTAGAAATGGTGAGCTGGTATGACGTTGTGGAGTATTGTAATCAAAGAAGTATCCAGGAGGGCTTGAATCCGTATTACAACATAGACAAGGTGAAAAAGGATGCGAATAATAAGAACGATAACGATGATATCAAATGGACCGTCACGATCAATGAGGGAGCTAACGGTTACCGGTTGCCTACAGAAGCGGAATGGGAATACGCTGCGGGCGGAGGTCAGAATAGCAAGGGTTACATGTATAGCGGAAGCAATAATGCCGATGAGGTCGCATGGTATTGGAAAAACGCCGGAGACAAATACCTATCTGGGGATTGGAACTGGCCTATCATAGAGAGCAATCAGAACCAAACAAAATCGATCGGTACCCAGAAACCCAACGAGTTAGGAATTTACGATATGTCTGGAAACGTAAGGGAATGGTGCTGGGACTGGCACGGCGAATTGGATAGTCCAAGCGGTTCCTTCCGGGTAGTGAAGGGCGGCGGTTGGATCGGCGACGTTACCAACAACGAGATATCCTTCCGAGGGAAGTTCGATCCCAATGGCTTTGGCCCCGATCAAGGTTTTCGTGTCGTTCGCGGAGAAATATGA
- a CDS encoding GNAT family N-acetyltransferase, with translation MITLRKITLENRRAIFNLEVSEDQRRFVASNLSSVASCYVLATNGGQPFPFAIYADEQPVGFVMITYRITGYELPTIADDSYCILRLMIDKQFQNRGYGREAMKKILEFVRTFPAGPAHYCWISYKADNAAAKKLYESYGFRDNGEIENDELITVLRL, from the coding sequence ATGATAACACTCAGGAAAATCACGTTGGAAAACCGACGTGCCATATTTAATCTGGAGGTCTCAGAAGATCAACGGCGCTTCGTAGCGTCCAATTTATCGAGCGTGGCTTCGTGTTATGTCCTTGCAACCAATGGGGGGCAGCCATTTCCATTTGCCATTTACGCGGATGAGCAGCCGGTTGGTTTTGTTATGATTACCTACAGAATCACCGGATATGAACTTCCGACAATCGCAGACGACAGCTATTGCATCCTGCGGCTGATGATTGACAAGCAATTCCAGAACAGAGGCTATGGTCGGGAAGCCATGAAAAAAATCTTGGAATTTGTCCGTACCTTTCCTGCGGGGCCTGCACATTACTGCTGGATTTCTTATAAGGCTGATAACGCAGCCGCCAAAAAGCTTTATGAAAGCTACGGCTTCCGTGACAACGGCGAAATCGAAAACGACGAGCTAATAACCGTTTTACGACTTTAA
- the map gene encoding type I methionyl aminopeptidase, whose amino-acid sequence MIILKSPREIEEMKPAGQIVADCYREVAKLIEPGITTREINDFVARHITKLGGKQFTKGYNGFPAETCTSVNDVVAHGIPSNRALMDGDLLKLDIVVEYGGWFGDSCWCYAVGNIRPEAQKLMKVTKECLDLGISRAIPGGRLGDITSAIQQHAESNGYSVVRDLLAHGIGRSLHEEPNYEHIGVAGKGIRLKEGMVFTIEPMLNEGTFRITIDDDQWTARTADGKLSAQYEHTIAITSDGPLILTAQ is encoded by the coding sequence ATGATCATCTTAAAATCACCTAGGGAAATCGAGGAGATGAAGCCGGCGGGCCAAATCGTTGCGGACTGCTACCGTGAGGTTGCCAAACTGATCGAGCCTGGGATCACCACCCGCGAAATCAATGACTTTGTTGCCAGACACATCACCAAACTCGGCGGCAAGCAGTTTACGAAAGGGTATAACGGTTTCCCCGCAGAAACCTGCACTTCGGTTAACGATGTGGTGGCCCACGGCATTCCTTCGAATCGTGCGCTTATGGACGGCGATTTGTTGAAGCTCGACATCGTCGTGGAATACGGCGGTTGGTTCGGCGATTCATGCTGGTGCTATGCGGTGGGCAATATCCGGCCGGAAGCACAGAAATTAATGAAGGTGACAAAGGAGTGCTTGGATCTGGGGATCTCCCGGGCAATCCCTGGAGGCCGGCTCGGCGACATTACGTCGGCGATTCAACAGCATGCGGAATCGAACGGGTACTCCGTCGTACGCGATCTGCTGGCGCACGGGATCGGGCGGAGCCTGCACGAGGAGCCGAACTACGAGCATATCGGCGTAGCCGGCAAAGGCATTCGATTAAAGGAAGGCATGGTGTTTACGATTGAACCGATGCTCAACGAAGGTACGTTCCGTATCACGATCGACGACGATCAGTGGACGGCGAGAACGGCTGACGGCAAGCTGTCGGCGCAATATGAGCATACAATCGCAATCACGTCGGACGGACCGCTGATATTAACGGCCCAGTAA
- a CDS encoding DUF6254 family protein, giving the protein MAHQKRRKEAAWKSRKQEQHPHGKIKSLKELSSE; this is encoded by the coding sequence ATGGCTCACCAGAAGAGAAGGAAAGAAGCTGCCTGGAAGTCGCGAAAGCAAGAACAGCATCCCCATGGTAAAATCAAATCGCTTAAGGAATTGTCCAGCGAATAG
- a CDS encoding TetR/AcrR family transcriptional regulator, with translation MEPDKKQTILQAALVEFYHKGYEGASTNQITKAAGVSKGILFHYFSDKRTLYLTVVDECLKHYYHSLTSSPMDLSEDLFQAIEQLSQKKMDVFKSDPIRFGFMAKTFLIMPEELRADLLLKQQQMNKDSIHLLASRIDQSRFREGIDPKQAIEFVLLSLESLITKQMTKRYDEKSTGELEASAALDTKPYLDILRYGIYRKEGKE, from the coding sequence ATGGAGCCAGATAAAAAACAAACCATTTTGCAAGCAGCTTTAGTGGAGTTTTATCACAAGGGCTATGAAGGAGCTTCAACCAATCAAATTACCAAAGCAGCTGGCGTATCCAAGGGAATTTTGTTTCATTATTTTTCGGATAAAAGAACGTTGTATTTAACGGTGGTGGATGAATGCTTAAAGCATTACTACCATTCACTGACTTCGTCACCTATGGATCTCTCCGAGGATCTGTTTCAGGCGATAGAGCAATTATCTCAAAAAAAGATGGATGTATTTAAAAGTGACCCCATCAGGTTTGGATTTATGGCTAAAACATTTCTGATTATGCCGGAAGAGCTGAGAGCGGATCTTCTGCTCAAACAACAACAGATGAACAAGGATTCCATACACCTCCTGGCAAGCAGGATCGATCAGAGCCGTTTTAGGGAAGGAATCGATCCCAAGCAAGCAATCGAATTCGTATTGCTTTCCCTTGAATCTCTAATTACGAAGCAAATGACCAAACGGTACGACGAGAAATCTACAGGAGAACTCGAGGCAAGTGCGGCTTTAGACACGAAACCCTATTTGGACATATTAAGGTACGGCATTTATCGTAAGGAGGGAAAAGAGTGA
- a CDS encoding S8 family serine peptidase yields the protein MRVLPEPTWARLGFSEAPDFTESGKNMGIVIIDTITPHPALQHLGDRLQYVTVHDDFSITCRNIALEESLEHEDASGEHGLMTLLALSHKPFVFQGKTHIGIAPAAHYIVLNHGAFKIGEGERLKAGIEWILNKQKEWNIRIILSTGWHALDHQVYLKSTSKNSTVQALTSAVRSGVLVVCANGNTRTANMLPPREYLAVGGYNDRGHAERHIHVPFPDEPYGRNAEGHFRPDVLAPRVYLTVPFCEFIKKADVVSYYEGTSGAATLVTGVAAYLMSTFQGLDAATLRTALTTYGDRIHGYDNLAPQG from the coding sequence ATGAGAGTATTACCTGAACCTACGTGGGCACGACTAGGCTTTTCAGAAGCTCCGGATTTTACGGAATCCGGGAAAAACATGGGTATCGTCATCATTGATACAATTACCCCTCATCCTGCACTTCAGCATTTAGGCGATCGATTACAATACGTCACCGTTCATGACGACTTCTCCATTACATGCCGAAATATTGCTTTAGAAGAGTCCCTTGAACATGAAGACGCTAGTGGTGAGCATGGGTTGATGACACTATTGGCACTATCTCATAAACCTTTTGTTTTCCAAGGAAAAACGCATATAGGCATTGCACCGGCGGCACATTATATCGTGCTTAATCATGGGGCGTTCAAGATTGGGGAAGGAGAACGATTAAAAGCCGGGATCGAGTGGATATTGAATAAGCAGAAAGAATGGAATATTCGAATCATATTAAGTACGGGATGGCATGCACTAGATCATCAGGTATATCTAAAAAGCACAAGCAAAAACAGCACGGTTCAGGCACTAACTTCAGCCGTTAGAAGTGGGGTTCTTGTGGTCTGTGCAAATGGGAATACGAGAACAGCGAATATGTTGCCGCCTCGCGAATATCTAGCCGTGGGGGGATACAATGACCGAGGCCACGCAGAGCGCCACATCCATGTACCATTTCCCGATGAACCGTATGGACGAAATGCCGAGGGGCACTTCAGGCCTGACGTTCTAGCACCACGAGTATACTTGACCGTTCCTTTTTGTGAATTCATTAAAAAAGCAGATGTCGTTTCCTATTATGAGGGAACATCAGGCGCAGCAACACTCGTAACCGGAGTCGCAGCATACCTAATGTCTACATTTCAAGGTTTAGATGCAGCAACTCTACGCACTGCGTTGACGACATACGGTGATCGTATACATGGCTACGATAATCTAGCCCCCCAGGGTTAA
- a CDS encoding helix-turn-helix domain-containing protein: MNAKEAALLLGVHYKTILNMINDGRLAASKNDSGDWVISESDLAAREQRIDDKEFETIYTHMAVQMIEKAHHRAINAAKEELIHVARAMIKVKDNRNELNQQVKRLQNALDAYKAAEAFTLTVDSIKKQAESENH; the protein is encoded by the coding sequence ATGAATGCTAAAGAAGCAGCGTTATTACTTGGGGTTCATTACAAAACGATTCTTAACATGATAAATGATGGGCGCTTAGCCGCTTCGAAGAACGACTCTGGAGATTGGGTAATTAGCGAGAGCGATTTGGCTGCCCGTGAGCAGCGGATTGATGATAAGGAATTTGAGACGATCTACACTCATATGGCCGTACAGATGATTGAAAAAGCTCATCATCGTGCGATAAACGCAGCAAAAGAAGAGCTGATTCACGTGGCACGTGCAATGATAAAGGTCAAAGACAATCGAAACGAGTTGAATCAGCAAGTAAAACGCCTTCAAAATGCATTAGATGCATATAAAGCAGCGGAAGCATTCACTCTCACTGTGGATTCAATCAAAAAACAAGCGGAAAGTGAAAATCACTAG